A stretch of DNA from Mus musculus strain C57BL/6J chromosome 6, GRCm38.p6 C57BL/6J:
tctctctctctctctctctctctctctctctccaactcccTGCTTCTGTTCCAGCCCCAGTGCAGGCTGCCAGCTCTTTATTAcctagaacaaacaagcaaacaaacaaccccccacccccaaatcccaACACACTCCTCACTCAACCAGTTTAAGCAAGGCTTTGtgtcccgtccagcaggactcagttattcgtgggtgcgagggggaccgaaaacctgggagaaaatgggatgggagagaaaagagaagcaaaGACCAAGTAGATCTTTCCTATCAAGGTCtctgtttattaggctgaaacgccGAGTTTTAAAGCACGCATTGAGGGgtatagggaggggttgagggggaattaacaaagaacaaagaagtgggcatcagggGACATGAGGgctgaagtcaggcgccaggtGGCGGGCACTCTGagtcttatctccggaacatagatcctccttaacagccttgggtgtcaggccggGCTCAGCGCATAactgtccttggatgtcatgggagtcaggaagaggggactataattcagcttttacagacTCTGGTGCCAGgaaggaaacagggagaagggagtgacaaccggctccttagcacaaggccatttggcctgtcagggTGGGAGACTGTGAAAAGCTCCctttctcacggtatggtctccaacagcTTTGGGGGCTACATGGAGGAAGATCACCTTCCCCAAGGCAGCTTGCCTTTCTTTTTGGGGGCAGGAAATGACAAACCTTTACATATCCTGCTAGCCTGTTGCTGGCTTAATTAACAATTGAAAACACCAGGACATACCACACTTCACACTTTTTTTCCCATAGGTAGAAAACACAATATTTGTGAGTGATCCCAATCCACAATAAAATGCAGAGcattaaacataaaataagagaaaaaagaaaacgaaGAAGATTAATATGGCCAACaccaaataccaacaaaaatctgAATGCAACACCTCCAACTTTTTGCCTATGGGGAGGACCTTGAGGACCCAGCTGCCCTCCTGCTCCTCCAGCTCCCACCTCTGTTTCTCCACCTCCTGCCTCACCTTGGCCAGGTAGCACCTATAGGCTTCCTGGTGCACACTGTAACCTTCTCTAAGGAGTGTCTCGGCATGAAGGAAGAGGTCATTGCTGTGGAAGGAGCCTTCACACTCCTGTTCCAGCCTCCTCACCAGGGCCATGAGCTCTGCCAGCTGCCCTTGCTGCTCCTCCCCAGAGGCCCTGTTGTTGAAGGCACAGTACCTCCTCCCACACTCCTGAACCAGGCTGCGCAGGCTGCGGTTGTCAGTGTGGGTCACAAACTCTTCCAAGGACTTCTCTGCCAGGTCTTCCTTGCGGGTGAAGAGGACGATCATGTGCCTCATGACCCCTACCCCAAAGACCTCCTTCACCATCCTCACAGCCATGACATCTTCAGCTGTGAAGCGTCCCAGCTGGGTCACCAGCAACAACACATGGGGGCCTGGGGCACACAGCAGGTAGCAGTCTCCGATGTCCTTGTCCATGTCTTGGTTCTGGGCCTTTGACTCAAAGATGGGGGGTGTGTCTACCACTAGGATGCTCCTCCCCTCCcatgtgcctgtctctgcctggctGGTCCTTGTCACAGACTGGCCTCTGAGCCTGGACTCGAATGCTGGTCGTCGGAGGAGGCTGTTCCCTGTGGCGCTTTTACCGCAGCCAGATTTGCCCACCAGGAGGATCCTCAGTGGCCTTGACCCTGAGGTGCAGCCACCTTTCTTTCCGCCTGTGGGAGTGTAGGGAAGCTCAGGTATAAGAAATGAACCATTAAAAGGATGGCTGAAAACTGATAGGAATTAGCGGGAACCAATTAGGAACTCAACCCCTCTGCTTTACCAACATTACACCCATCACACAGGGGACTTCTGGGATCAAGTGTTCCTGATGTTTAGTGTCTAACACATCTTTTCCTGAAGAATTGATGATTTTAGCACTATTCCAGGACCTTCCTCTGAGATGATAGGCCATTGCAGTATGCTCAGGGCCTTCTAGGGTTGGTCATTCTAACTGTCTGcttctttatctctgtctcctcCCATCTATCCAGATCTCTACTTTACAGACAGTGAGATTTTATATTGAAGAACTTGCCCTTGCTTTGGAGAGTGTAACAGTTAATGGCCTAATATGTCCAATTATCTGGGAGAACATTCTCTTGCTTTAGGTGCTGGAGGGAAGTTTGTCCCTTTCTAGGCACTGGGCAGTCACTGTTGACTTTGCAAGGGAGTCCTACCTCCACCAGCCTTCTTACCTGTTACAACATTCTGaagtgtttccattttttttctagaaggagAAATATGCAAAAAGTGTTCATATTGGATTTGAATGTAACATGCAATACCAAGCCCAATATCTTGTAGGAAGAGAcatcagagcaaagaaagaaagaactgctgACATCACACACGCAATACTTAGAGGTAGTTCTAGATGACCCAAAGGAGAAAGACCCAAGAAATGGGTCTGTGCACG
This window harbors:
- the Gimap3 gene encoding GTPase IMAP family member 3, with the protein product METLQNVVTGGKKGGCTSGSRPLRILLVGKSGCGKSATGNSLLRRPAFESRLRGQSVTRTSQAETGTWEGRSILVVDTPPIFESKAQNQDMDKDIGDCYLLCAPGPHVLLLVTQLGRFTAEDVMAVRMVKEVFGVGVMRHMIVLFTRKEDLAEKSLEEFVTHTDNRSLRSLVQECGRRYCAFNNRASGEEQQGQLAELMALVRRLEQECEGSFHSNDLFLHAETLLREGYSVHQEAYRCYLAKVRQEVEKQRWELEEQEGSWVLKVLPIGKKLEVLHSDFCWYLVLAILIFFVFFFLLFYV